The DNA segment TCACAACATTGCGGCTCCTGCCGGAATGATTGGCGCTTCCAATTTTTTTGAGCTTTCTGTTGCCGTGGCGATTGCTCTGTTCGGCACAACCTCACCAGCCGCACTCGCTACCGTAGTCGGTGTGCTGACAGAAGTTCCTGTGATGCTTTTCCTCGTGAAAATTGCGAATAAAACTACACATTGGTTCCCAGAACCAAATGTCAAACAATAATTTGAGCAGAAACACATTGGTAAGGAGGACTTAGTATGACTGAAAAACTGAGCATAAACAACATGAATGGTGTATCAAACAACCATCAGGCAGTTTATGGGCTAAATAATATGAACGGCGCCTCAAAAGATATAAAAACTCCATATAGGTTAAACAATATAAATGGAGTATCGGAGGATAATACTAAGACGTACAGCATTGATAATATGTGTGGTATTACCTCCGTCGAATAATATGCTAAGCAAAAAACAATGTCTTTGTTGCTTGCAGTATTTTCTATGATGATACTATCAATGAAAAACTGCTGTAACAATTTGCCTTGAGTTTTAAATAAAATAATCAAATTAGAATGGAGAGATTTATCATGAAAAAAATGTCTATCTATGAACCTGCTATGTGTTGTGACACCGGCCTTTGTGGTGTGAGCGTTGACCCAGAATTGCTCCGCATTTCCACTGTTTTAAACACATTGAAAAAGAGCGGTGTGGCAATTGACCGCTTTAATCTAAGCAGTGCACCAATGGCCTTTGTAAACAACAAAATAATCAATGACTTTATTAATGAAAAAGGCGCCGAGGAGCTACCTGT comes from the Blautia liquoris genome and includes:
- the arsD gene encoding arsenite efflux transporter metallochaperone ArsD, whose amino-acid sequence is MKKMSIYEPAMCCDTGLCGVSVDPELLRISTVLNTLKKSGVAIDRFNLSSAPMAFVNNKIINDFINEKGAEELPVVVLDEKIVIIGRYPTNEELISLLEIPESYLIESKSTPQGGCCCSDGNCC